A stretch of DNA from Lotus japonicus ecotype B-129 chromosome 4, LjGifu_v1.2:
AGGCTTGATGTCTGAAGAGAAAAGCCAGTACATACAGAAGATTCATTTGGCAAGTTCTGTGTAAGCCATGAACTTTAGGCATAAAACAGAAAGCTCAATATATTGTAAATCCAATAATCTACACCCTTCGCATTGCCGCACACTTAAAACTGACTCTCTATATATGATGTTTTATTGAGTTATCTATCGCTGCCCATTTATTGGTGACAGGAAACCTCTCATTCTTCTATTATACATCAATTTCTATCTATTGGGTACTTGACATGCAACTAGTCAACTAGTTGCATTACAGTGTATTTGAAACTTTTACATGGCTAAATTACATGGGTAATGCTCGTTGGGACTCTAGTCTGTAGACTCTGGAGGTTTCAACTTGCAATACAACTCGCACTAAACATTAACACAATCATGATCCTAAGAGCCTAGACCATGAAAAATTCTTGCATATACCTATAGACCTCAGATGGAAGCCGTACATTGTGGGGCCACGATGTGCTTCAGGTTCAAGGAGATCACTTCACTCACatgcagtgttatcagactcggctcgaaccggccggttcgaccggttgagccgggaaccggaccctaaaccggttcgagccgagcatTAGATCGGCCGTGCAATTCACCCGCTGTGAACCGGAAAAAACCGGCCGGTTCAATCAAAAAACCGGTGACTCGGTCCTTACGGTTGGACCGgttctatattttaaaaaaaaaaactgaaaactcaaaaatctcAAAACTGGGTCGTTTCAGGCTTCAGCAGCAGAAGGGTTTTCAAGTTTCAATTTCACCTTCTCACGTTCGATCTTCAACCTCAGTGCTTCATCCTTCACCCATTCGATCTTCCTCATCCTTCAGTGCCTGCGCCGCCGCCGCTCCACCACGTGACGCAGCTTGTTTCCGCCGCCGCTCCACCACGCCTTGCTCGCGATTCACggttcagcttcttcttcctggtgagcttcttctcctttcttggTGTTTCTATTTTAAGCTATCTCAGTTCAATTTCTTCACCATAGTATACCACAATAATTCAGTACAATTTCATCACCATAGTATATTCGTGTTGTATACCACAATCTTTCTATTCTTTTGCTAATTTCTTTTGCTAATTTCATATCTGATTGCTTTTCttttggtaatttcatttgATGATGCCTGGATATACAGTATGTCAAACATATATGAATGATTAAATTCTTGGTTTCTTAAATCAAATACATTGTTGATTGTTTCTTAAATCAGTAATTGCATTTGGCTATCTGAGTTCAATTTCTTAAATCAGTAATTGGCTATCTCAGTTCAAATATATTATTAGTTTATCTCTTGTATAGTtgtattatatttttctctatttcaGTTAAACTTTCTCTAAATCACACTGTATGTTTTTATTGTAGATGACTTCTAATGGACCCGAATCAGTTGAACCTGAAGAAGTACCACCACCACAGGTACAGAAACCTGGTAGGCAGAAATCAGATGTGGCTTGGGCGCATTGTTACGTAGCTACTGAGGATGGAAAATCTGTTTTGATTTGCTTGTACtgtaataaaaatatcaaaggTGGTGGAATTAATAGGATGAAGGCACATTTGGCGCGAGAGTCAGGGCAAATAACAGGATGCCCCAACGTGCCTGATGAAGTTCGagtgaaaatgaaagaaagcaTTGATGAATGCCAAGGCAAGAAAAGAAAAGCTGAACAAGAGTATAAGGAAAGTAATTCAATTGATGAGCACTCTATGACACCCGATGAAGAGGTTACAATGCCACGACCACCACCTTCTAAATCTCAAAAGGGGAAGGACACTGGTCGCATATCTGCTTTTTTTGTGCCTAGAACAACTCCAGGAGCTCAACCTACGTTGAAGAGTGTGTTGCAAAGTAAAGAAATTGTGGAGAAGTGTGACCTTGCCATTTCAAGATGGATGATTGATGCTTCTGTGCCATTCAATGCAGTTAATTCTGCATACTTTCAACCTATGATTGATGCTGTTTGTGCCATGGGTTCAGGGTATAAAGCTCCAAACTTTCATAGAGTTCGTGGTTTCTTGTTGAATAAATGGGTTGATGACACAAAGAAACTTGTTGAGAGTTATCGTGAAGTGTGGAAGCGAACTGGTTGCACTCTTATGGCAGACGGGTGGACTGATCGGTGTAGGAGGTCCCTCATTAATTTCTTGGTATATTGTCCTAAAGGCACTGTTTTTCTCAAATCAGTTGATGCTTCTCAGTATGCAAAAACAGCTGAAATGCTTTTTAAGCTCTTTAAGGAAGTTATTTTATATATTGGCCCTGAAAATGTTGTTCAAGTTGTGACAGATAATGCTGCAAACTATGTTGCTGCTGGCAGGTTATTAGAGGCTGAGTTTCCCAAGTTATATTGGTCTCCTTGTGCTGCACACTGTGTTAATTTGATGTTCCAAGACATTGGGAAGCTAGAGGAAGTAGCAGAGACTGTGTCACAAGCTTCTAATATTACCAAGTACATCTATAATCACTGCTTTGCATTGAGCTTGATGAGAAAGCATACAAATAATAGGGAAATTCTTCGTCCAGCCCCAACTCGCTTTGCTACTAATTTTATTGCATTACAGAGTATTTTGGCTCAAATGGAAGCTTTAAGAGCCATGGTGGTAGATAAGGCATGGACAACCTCAACCTATGCTAGAGATACCAAGGCAAAGAAATTTGTGGAGCAAGTCTTAGATTCTGGGTTTTGGAAGAAATGTGCTGATATTGTGAAACTAACTGAGCCACTTGTTAAATTGTTGCGTCTTGTTGACAGTGAAGATAAACCTGCTATGGGTTTTCTTTACCAAGCTTTTTACAAAACTAGAGAGGAGATGGTGAAGAGGTTCCAAAGAAATAAGAAGAAAGTGGAGCCTTACTTGAAAATCATAGATAGTCGTTGGGATTCTCAGCTTCGTAAGAATCTTCATGCTGCATGTTATTGGTTAAATCCAGGTTGTCGGTTTAATCGTGATGAATTTGAGAAGCATGAGTCCACAATATCTGGCCTTTTAGATGTCATTGATAGGTATTCTTCTGGAGATATTGAGTTGAATGATAGGTTGACAAGTGAGAAGAGATTATTCAAAGATGCTGAGTTAGATTTTGGAAGAAAAAGTGCTATCCGTGAAAGGAGTAAAGTTATGCCAGGTAAAAAATTAGTCATTTATACTTGATAATTTGCATTCTTTGATTCTTGATTTAGATTCTAGACTTATATTTCAACATATGATTTCATATACTTCATTACATGTGATATTTTAGATCAATGGTGGGAATCTTATGGATGTGGCACACCAAGTTTGCAAAAGATGGCTATCCGTATTTTAAGTCAAACTTGTAGTGCTTCGGGCTGTGAAAGAAATTGGAGTATATTTGAGCACATTCAttccaaaaaaagaaatagatTAGAGCATCACAAACTGAATGATCTTGTCTATGTTCGCTACAACTTGAGGTTACAACAAAGGTatcataataatattcttatttGATTATTCGCTTCTGCAGTTAAATAAATGTGCTTGAATTTTATTGTAATTTGATATATGGGCAAATTAATAAACTTAGGAACCGGTTGAGGCATCAAAGTTATGATCCCATCAATTTTGAAGTAATTGAAGATCATTCTAATTGGGTTATGGAGGACTCACCGCCATTCTTAACTGTTGAGGAAGTGGATGCATTGCGTAATGACCTTGCCAACATGACCATCCAACCTATTTCTAATGATATTGGTATGCATcttcaatttattattattctGTATTTGTATTTGGAACCACTTGATGTTTATTGTTATCTTACCTTACATTTAAATTCTATTTTTGTTGTAGATCTAAATCTCAGCttgtttgatgatgatgatgatgaggatgcaCAAGGTGCAAATGGGAATGAAAGTAATGCTGGAGAAACTTTCAGTTTATTTGATGATGAAGTGATGCCTTCCTTGGATGAAGCTTTGCCTCCCTTTCCTACTTGGACATGAAGAAACTTGGCATTGTTATTGCTATATTTAGCATTGTAACAAGACCTTGGTTGTTGAATTATGTTTTAAGCTTGTTTATGTGCTTTTTGTTATAATTAAAGCGTCAAACCGATGTTGTTTGATGATGCTCAAAACTTATTTCAATTATTTGTGAGTCGTGACATGTTATTTGGAGTTGTGACATTTTGTTGTGGTAAAACATTCCTTGTTGTTTTTGTGATATTTTGTTATGGTATTCTGTTAtggtatttaattttttttttattgtcaaccgagtcaaacggttcaaccagtgacccagtggttgaaccattgactcattgacccagtgcctcgaccgagtcgattaccggtccgagtctgataacactgctcACATGTATGTATCAAGTATCAAATTTCCAAGCCTGGATCAAGTATCTAGAAGCAGCAACTGTGTTGAGCATGTGGGCATTAAACTATCTGAGAATTTTAGAATCATCCTATAGTTTTCATTTATCTAATGTCAACAAGGACATCATTGGTATTATATTGGGGCCAAAGAATGATCACTTCTTGAGCAGATAATCATTGAGTGCAATGTTTGGAAACTTTTCTATGGTTGATTCAAaagtcataatcaattatgtgaagaagcttatgtgagtagcttctgagtttcaaaattgattcaaaTAAAGAGAAGCTTTAAAAATGCATGGAATCAAATTTAGTGACCAATAAAGACTTAATGCAAGGAACTATAGTATTAAACGCTGCTTGTGATAACTTCAGATACTCAAAATATATGTAAAAGATGAAATACTTTCTTGCACAAAAGTAGATAATGTTTATATGATAATGTTCCTGCTCAAGTTCATATGAGGTGGAGAGCATATGTGCACATAATCTTGCTTAATATATCTCTAAAGTGTAGGGCCAATTCAGATTCATTCACATAAACTCTCTGTTGAGGCACGCGGAAGCTCATATACCACAAGTTATTCTAATCCATATTCCAATTGGTTTTGTTTGGCTCCTAGATGATAGCCATAGGAAGATTAAACATCATTTGATGATAATGCTACTGAcaatcataaaacaaaagatagGATAAAGGGGATTCTTAATTTTGTTCCAGTGTTCCCATTGCCAAAGCACAATTTTATATGTATGAAGTGCTCTAGGGCTTTATACCACATAATGCCAAATAGTCATGAGGATTTTTCACCAATGCCTTCACAACCTCTACTTTTCAGACAACTGTTACTTTGACTGTTGACTTTGAAGCAGTTGATTTCCTCAACAGTTTTGCTCTTCCATTGTCCCCCTCATATTTTCCAAATGACTCCATTCCACCTTATCAATTCAATTCTTCTATTCAAAATTTGTAAGACCATGAAGTATCTATAGTTTAATCTCTAAATTTGTAAGACCAAGGAGTATCTATAGTTTAATCTCAGAATTTGTATGACCAAGCGGCCTAGATTCTGATCTTATCACTTCAGTTTCCAAAGTTATTGGCTTTGTCCTAATCCTGCTTATAAAAATTTGAAATCATTCATATATCTTCACACTTCTGAGAGAATTGATAGATGATttctaaatatattaatttcaaaAGACTATTTGAAAACTCCTTAGTCCTTAGCATTGAAAATGAAGGATTCATCCCTAGAGATAATTTAGTAGTGTTCAATTATTACtaatataaaatgaaattaaaatgaatATAAACACAAAACATCAAGCATGTGACAGCTAATAAATGTATCCAAGTAACAACTTTTATTTAGATCATCAAATAAGGTGGCCACTATTATTCATGTCACTTATCCAACAGTCTATCAAAATCACAATTACAATGGGCTTCTGTTGACATCTTTGTACAGAAGATACCGTGTTGGAGTTTTCCCTAGGGCAGCATACCTGAAACAGCACCAGATTTTTAAGAACATTATGTTGTAAGATGATATGAATTTGCTTATAATGTAATGATGTACTGTTAAGAATGTACTCAAAATCTTCAAAAGGAAACTGAAAGACAGGGGAACAGTGTAGTTTCATGTAATTTACCATTGTGGGACAAATGGTGCCATCCAAATTACATCACCCGCTTGAACCGGGTACCTATTCACAGACAACCCACAAAAACATCAATAGAATAGTTGCAAAGTATCAGCTTTTAATGATCAGAATAAATATAACCTGTAACATGTGAGTCTTGGAAAGAATAAACCCATATATTCCATCCAATAACTCAGTGAAAAACACAAGCCAACATCTAGCCCAAATATCTGGCAGGGACACTGCATAGACTTATTATATCCCAATTGGGAGACTTTAATCAAGAGAACGTGTAATTCTCTCAACCAGGATGCACATAAATTCATACCTGCCCCGGTAAATTCAATACTTCAATAGCTCTAACACAATTGGTAGCCACTATAAGGCCAAGATCCACAATTCAACCCGAAAGCTCAAGGGGTTAGATGGACATGGCACAAAGTCATAGATTTTGTATGTACCATCCACAATACTTCCACATAGGCCAGTGAAAACTTCTCTTTCAATGTTGTAGCAATTGTTAAGTTTAACTGAAGCACAGAAAAAGAATGCCACTATCTTGAACACCATGCAGCATATAGGcctattttactttatttttgtcaatTCAGGTCAGTAAATCTTACCAACTATCAGCCAAGCGATAAATGCCTTGCCCTTCCAATAGCAGCAAACCATGCTGGTTATAATGGACCTCCTGCAAAAGACACAtagttaatataaaaattaaaaaggcCTTTAAACTTTCATAGAAGACAAACTAACTCTTGTGAACTCATATGAAGTGTATGATAGATCCTAACATGGACAAGAAAATGCCCCTGCTAATATAAAAAACAATCTAATGGAAGTGCAACTGCATTAAGGATTAAGGGTGTCTAttctcttttattattatttgataaaaaataGTTTTGTATGTGATAAGTTGAGCTTCATCGtcaagagaaaaaaatgaaatatacaACTTCTTATATCCATAAGTATGTTAATTTTAATCGTTCAGGTCCTTGATTTATACAAGTTACGATTGTGACATCACAAgaaacaacttaaacttttTTAGAATGTTAACATGTACCCTAAACActatgattaagatttaaaaaatagtaaatatTCAAAGAAAGTTAAGTTAGCGGTGTATTCCCAGTTGAGATttccaataaataatttatatttcttGAATCCTTAATTATTGTTGCTCTTAGGACATTGGTGATCAAGACCATTATTAtttgatatttaaaaatattggaCCTTGAAATAATAGGTTAAATCAGGAAGTCTACATTAAATGCATCCCAGTAATCACCTAACCCATGATGACCACAACTTAAAACTACACATATTAACAGCAACTTCCGAAAGTTTAGGACAAAAACTGTAACAGTGTATAACACAAACTTCATATATTTGATTTTCCCAATAAATATGAGGTGTTTATCGCACATCCCCACTGTAATGACCCACATTCTCAACGCATCTGTATGGCATGCATACATAGCATATCCATATCACTAATTCACCAGCAGAGGAACAGAAGATTACCTTCACATTGAGAAACTCTCCAGGTTGAAAATCCATAATCTGCAGGCACAGTTTGTTGGGTacatcagaaacatttatataaAATTGACCAGAAACCATGattatatgaaaattaaatGCAATGAATAGCAGATTTTGCCAAATGAATTGGAGTTTGAGTACATCAGAGAGCTTACATGGATATTGAAGTCATATGCCAAAGATGTTGGAAGTAGCTTCCGCAGTTCAAAAACCTGATAATGCATACACTATGGAATAAAAAGTGCATGGGTACATGTATACAATTTGCAATCTTGTTTGtcaaggagagagagagagaaaaagagagtAAAACAAAACACTCAGACTTGATAAATTAATATCATTTGGTGTAATAGACCCAGAAAAGCCAGGCTAGGCAGTAGGCAGTGACATGTTGAGAGTAATTAGATATGGAGTCACATTATTGATAGTGGCCTGAACCCCAAAGCATGTACGAGTTACTCCAGACAATGACATTAATAGTTGTAACCGAAgtataaatgtttttttatgaACTATCATCATAAATTGGAAAATATAATAGttgaatttaaataaaaagaagaaataaagCATAGTGCCTTTTAGAATATTGGAACAACTTACCTCGCCTGGAGTTTCAAGGAGTGGCTGCTTATCTGTTGAATTAACCAGTGGCTCCGGGACATGATTTGGCAGTGGAGCATATCTGACAGGGTATAGACATCTTTGGTAAGTCAATAGGGTACTCATGTGACTGCTTGCTGTTTGAATTTATTCAACAAAAATACGTTGTCTAACTGTACCAACTTATGTTATGAATGTTTGTCGAAGAATCATGAAATATAAAATGGGTTCATCAATACATTTTccatacaaataattaattacatatatTCTCAATTCTCATAATGATCAGATCAAGGAATGAGACATATTTATAAATTGTAAAAGGGGGGAAAAGTACAAACCTTCGTTCAAATATCACAATAGTGGcagaagcatcacattcaattgAATGTTCAGAATTTGGAGGCAAATAAGCATAAGAATCAACCTGGAAGTCAAAACATTGCATCAAAAATCTATATCCCCTTTTAAAAGAATATATTGATCATCAAATTTCTTAAGAATATGATTATATGATAT
This window harbors:
- the LOC130714623 gene encoding (S)-ureidoglycine aminohydrolase, giving the protein MPSIFVFLLVLGLFKYALAEDGFCSAPSVLSLESESKPLYWKAANPTLNIQDFPGFTRSVYKRDYALISPESHVYSPLPDWINTSGAYLISPEMGSHFVMYLAKLKENSKSGLPLHDVERFIFVVQGSVMLTIAPGVSHILKVDSYAYLPPNSEHSIECDASATIVIFERRYAPLPNHVPEPLVNSTDKQPLLETPGEVFELRKLLPTSLAYDFNIHIMDFQPGEFLNVKEVHYNQHGLLLLEGQGIYRLADSWYPVQAGDVIWMAPFVPQWYAALGKTPTRYLLYKDVNRSPL
- the LOC130710055 gene encoding uncharacterized protein LOC130710055, producing MAIRILSQTCSASGCERNWSIFEHIHSKKRNRLEHHKLNDLVYVRYNLRLQQRNRLRHQSYDPINFEVIEDHSNWVMEDSPPFLTVEEVDALRNDLANMTIQPISNDIDLNLSLFDDDDDEDAQGANGNESNAGETFSLFDDEVMPSLDEALPPFPTWT
- the LOC130712797 gene encoding uncharacterized protein LOC130712797, which encodes MTSNGPESVEPEEVPPPQVQKPGRQKSDVAWAHCYVATEDGKSVLICLYCNKNIKGGGINRMKAHLARESGQITGCPNVPDEVRVKMKESIDECQGKKRKAEQEYKESNSIDEHSMTPDEEVTMPRPPPSKSQKGKDTGRISAFFVPRTTPGAQPTLKSVLQSKEIVEKCDLAISRWMIDASVPFNAVNSAYFQPMIDAVCAMGSGYKAPNFHRVRGFLLNKWVDDTKKLVESYREVWKRTGCTLMADGWTDRCRRSLINFLVYCPKGTVFLKSVDASQYAKTAEMLFKLFKEVILYIGPENVVQVVTDNAANYVAAGRLLEAEFPKLYWSPCAAHCVNLMFQDIGKLEEVAETVSQASNITKYIYNHCFALSLMRKHTNNREILRPAPTRFATNFIALQSILAQMEALRAMVVDKAWTTSTYARDTKAKKFVEQVLDSGFWKKCADIVKLTEPLVKLLRLVDSEDKPAMGFLYQAFYKTREEMVKRFQRNKKKVEPYLKIIDSRWDSQLRKNLHAACYWLNPGCRFNRDEFEKHESTISGLLDVIDRYSSGDIELNDRLTSEKRLFKDAELDFGRKSAIRERSKVMPGKKLVIYT